A stretch of Henckelia pumila isolate YLH828 chromosome 4, ASM3356847v2, whole genome shotgun sequence DNA encodes these proteins:
- the LOC140894597 gene encoding E3 ubiquitin-protein ligase BIG BROTHER-like, with amino-acid sequence MDEALARALELEDDFENLYVSKHNYTDIDHDTESIVGETSAMGESRNLRENDIDPDRMSYEELQDLGESVGNESRGLSECLISQLPTFKFKSASKNKNQEKEECVICCAEYKTGAGLTTLPCAHHYHSDCINRWLGMNKHCPVCQKEVFEE; translated from the exons ATGGATGAAGCTTTAGCAAGAGCTTTGGAGTTAGAAGACGACTTCGAAAATTTATATGTCTCCAAACACAACTATACAGACATTG ATCATGATACAGAATCAATCGTAGGAGAAACATCTGCCATG GGTGAGAGTCGAAACTTAAGGGAAAACGACATTGATCCTGATCGAATGTCGTACGAG GAATTGCAAGATCTGGGAGAATCTGTGGGAAATGAGAGCAGAGGACTCTCTGAATGCCTCATTTCACAGCTGCCaactttcaaattcaaatcagCATCGAagaacaagaatcaagaaaaagaaga GTGTGTGATATGTTGCGCCGAATATAAAACCGGTGCCGGATTGACGACTTTGCCTTGCGCTCACCATTACCACTCGGACTGCATCAATCGTTGGCTCGGGATGAACAAG CATTGCCCTGTTTGTCAAAAGGAGGTGTTCGAGGAGTAA